The Acidobacteriota bacterium nucleotide sequence TCCCCCGCCTGCCCCGCGCGCGCGGGGAGCTGCGTGTCGCCGGACGCGATGCGCCCCATCGACGCGTCGTTGAAGCTGCTCCCGCTCCCCTCTCCGAGCCCGGCGGCGAAGACCGGGTAGAACGAGACGCCCGAGATGTTCGCCTCCTTGTGCAGGTCCTGAATCACCGGCTTCAGGTTGATGCCGATCTGAGCCGGCGAGCTGCCCACCACGAGGAGGTACTGCAGCCCCGGCTCGTCGCGGAGCGTCTCGCTGAAGTACACGAGGCTCTTGCGGCCCCGGATCGCCGCGAGAGCCGGCATGAGGCTCTTGAGCGCGCTGAGGCTGCGGCGGGTCTTGGCCTCCTCCGCCAGCGCGTACGCGCTGGCGACGCTCAGCCGCGCGTGGCACTCGGGATCGAGCGGCGCGCAGTCCTTGCTCATGATGTCGAGCATGTTCAGCCGCTCCTCCACGACGGACATGTCGAGCATGTCGTCGTCGGCCTTGACCGCCTCGAGGCGGGCCGCGAGGCGATCCCGATCCGACGTGAACGATTCGAGGAGGATCGGCTTCCCCTTCATCGCGAGGAGCATCACGCTGTCCTCGGGGCGCATCGAATCGCGCACGAATTTCAGCGCGGCGTCGAGGGATCGGTTCCGTCCCACCCGCGTGAGCTGGGCGATGTCGAAGAACATGACGATGTGCCGCTTCTCCGCGGGAGCGGGCGGCGCAGGCGGGCCGGATGCGGTGGCTTCGGCCCCGGGCGTCGCCGCCGGCGTTTCGACGCACGCGTCCTCGAACGACGCGATCGGTGCGGGCAGCCGGTCGATCAGCAGATCGAAGTCGCCCTGCTTCAGCCCGGCGACGGACTTCCCGTCACGATCCCGCACGAGGACGTCGACGAGAACGAGGTTCGCCTCCGCGTGCTCGATCGCCATGCCCTTCGGCCGCAGCGGCGGCGGCTCGGACACGGCGCGCGCCGCCGCGGGCAGCGTCACGAGCAGAAGCGCCGCCGGGAGGATCCACCGGAAGTTCGAAACCTCACGCTGATGGGCTTTTCTCGCGCTCATGTTCTTGACTCGTTTTCGGGGCTCTGGTATAAACGACGCCGCTCCGGGCGAAATCGCTCGCCCGTACGATTCTCAGACACGTGACCGGACGCAAGGGGGTATCGGATGAACAAGGCGGATCTCATCAAGAAGATCGCGGAAGAGGCGGAGATCACCAAGGGTCAGGCCGCGGCAGCGGTCGCTTCGCTCATCGACGGGATCACCAAGTCGGTCAAGAAGGGACAGCGCGTCACGCTCGTGGGCTTCGGAACCTTCTACTCGTCCAAGAGAAAGGCCCGCATCGGC carries:
- a CDS encoding HU family DNA-binding protein, giving the protein MNKADLIKKIAEEAEITKGQAAAAVASLIDGITKSVKKGQRVTLVGFGTFYSSKRKARIGRNPQTGASIQIKAKKLVRFKAGKELDSIVNR